Genomic window (Dictyoglomus thermophilum H-6-12):
ATGGTTTAAAATAGTTTTTGGGGGTTGGATTTTTATGGGGCTAAAGACTTTATATTAACAATTTTAGATACCTATCCTAAGGAATATGGTAAAATAGTTGAATCAAATAATACTCAAGATGAAAGATTGATCATAATAATTAAACAAAATCCTAAAAATATTAAAGTATATTTTTCTATTTTGCCGATTTTAAAATATCTCATTAATATGTGTCCTATTGGGCTTATAGCAATAGAAGGGGGTGTTGAGGGGAAATTTCCGGCTGAATTGAATTCACTACTCTTTAAGACAATACCTGATAATAAAGTTAAAAGGTTAATTGTAGAAAAATTCTTTAGAAGAGGCTTATTAACTCCTGCAGAGTATCTACACATATTAGATGATATACCCTTTGTTCTGTATGGTCCAGAAGAAGCAAGCTCTTATTTAGAAGGCTTGGAATTATTCTTTGTGTATAACGATATAACTTATTATATGGAAAAATCTATGAAAGAGGATTGGACTCCTTTGGGATTATTTAAAAAATACAAGAATGCTAAAAATTTTGAGAAAAGATTTTATCATGAAGTTTTAAAGGTTTTGTATGGAGAATTTTGGTATTTAAAGGAACTTGGTTTTCTAAGGGCTAAATATTATAGTTTAACAGAAGCAAGGGATAAAATTGTTGTGGATACCAACAGCTTTCATCAGGTAGTCACATTAGTAGTGATTTGGCTTATCGTAATATTTCTTACAGATTTATTCTATAAGAACATTGAGATTATGTTTAAAACTAGGAACAAGGAAAAAGTAAAATTTATAAGAATTGATATATCAAAATTAGATTCTTATTATTATAAACTTGAAGAAATAGATGTTGGTTTAGAGACCTTAGGAGAGATCTTTTATGATCTTAAGAATATGATTCCATTTCGTGAATATGATAAGTTGTTAGAGCTTGTTGAGGCTTTGATTAAGTTTCCTGATTTCTCAAAAGTGCGCTCAATTAAAATAGTAAAAAACTTGCTTGAGAAAATGGAGGAGCTAAAAGTAGATTCTTCGATATTTATTTGTACTCCATATTTTTCCGATTATGTGAAGAAAAGACTAAAGGAGTATAATATTTCTTATGTTGTCATAGAACCGGAGTATGTAGATATTTAGTAGTAATAGAGATTTAGATTTACATAGGAGGAAGGCTATGCTTATTGAAAAATTAGGAACGGTATTATCTTCTTTTAGTTATTTTTTCCAAATTCCTTTTGCTCTTTATTTAACTTCGAAGGTAAAGAATTTTTGGGAAAAATTTTTTGAGGATAGGCAAGATAAAATCATTCTTGGTTTATTATTTATATCGGGTATTATAAGCTCTCTCCTCTCAGTTAAAAAGCTTGAAGCCTTTCTTGCTTCTCTCATACCTTTTGTCTTTGTATGGTTCTATGTACTGGGAAAGCACAGTATTAAGTTAAATATTAAGAGTATTTTGTATTATATTTTAATTGGAAGTTCTATGTTGGGTTTCGTGTTAGTTTTTTCAAAGTTATTAGATCTTTCTTGGTATATTGGAAGTTTTGCCATATTTGATGGAAAAGTTCCTCGGGGCTTAGTTATGGGGGTAAAAGCACAAGGTCTTGCCTTACTTTTAGAATTTGGTATTTTGGCAGGGTTAGGTTTATTAATTATAGAAAAAGATAAAAAATCTATTTTTAAAATTTTGTTTTTGCTGATTTTCTGCATAATTGGTTTTATGATTGCAGAGACTAGGGGTGGAATTTTGGGGTTGATATTTGGATTTTTAACCATACTATTTTCGGAAAAATCTTTTAGAGAGATAAAGAAAAGATTAGGATTTGTATTAATCATATTACTTTTGTTATTAGTACTCTTTTTTACAGTATTTAACCAGTTTTCTCAAAGACTTTCTGTAGCTCTTGAAAAGGGTAGAGTAGGTTCTATATATGAGAGGGTATATATTTACTTAGGTACTTTGAGAATGATAAAAGATCATCTACTATTTGGGGTTGGTCCGGGTTGCTTTGTATATGTTTATCCTGAATATGCCTTAAAAGATTTTCCTTATATTCCCGAAGAACTTAAAGAAGAGTTGGCAAATGCGGTGACTACTCATAATATATACCTATATTTTCTTTCAGGATGGGGAATTATGGGGACCTTTTTATTCTTTTGGTGGCTGTTTAGAAAAATTTATAAGGGTATGAAATATGAATACTCTTTTGAAAAGCATTTGATTTTAGCTATTTTGATGGTTTACTTTGGACATATAATTTTGGATGATCTATTTTCTATTCACATTCCTCTTTTAATTGGGATATTAAATAGAAAAGGAATAAAGTAGTATTAGGATATTGTTTTATATACTTTTATGTATTGTAAACTTCTTTAGATTTTAAGATTTTAGATTTTTTATTTTTTGAAGGAGAAAGAACTAATTCAACTTCTAAGAAAATAGCTAATTTTGTGAATTTTATTCTAATGGTGTAATGGGAAATGACAAAACAAAGGTATATTAGAAAATATAAAATTGAAAGAGAAGGTTAAATTTTTTAAACTGTTAAATCCAACCCGAAAAAGGAGTATATATTTTAGCAAAATATCTTAAATAGGAGAAAGTTTCTAAAGAAAAAACTAAGGTAAAAGAAGAGGAGTTTTATGAACTTTTTGCTGATTATCTCGTAAATGACTTAGAGGAGTGCACAAGAGCTATTCCTCTTGGAGGTAACAAGTTTGGTGATAAATGGGGTACTCCAGATGTTTTGGGTGTCTATAAGTTTTCTGAGATAGATCCTATAAAAGCCTCTCTAGAAATAGTGAGTGCAGAGATTAAGACAGATACGAATCAGTTAATTACAGCTTTTGGTCAGGCATGTGCTTATAAACTCTTTAGTCATAAGGTTTATCTTGTTATTCCTAATGCTGAACAAGATGTGGGAAGAATAGAGTCTTTATGCTTAATTTTTGGTATTGGTTTAGTACTTTTTGATCCACAAAATCCTGAGAATCCTAAATTTACTATAAGAACAAGGGCAGTTAAGAGTGAACCAGATTATTATTATCTTAATCGCTATATAAGAAGCTTAAATCAGGAGGATATTAAAAAATTATTGGGTTAAAATTGTAATGTAATGAAATAGTAACATACTTTCTAAATAAAATTTTTTTCCTTTAAAAATAAAAAGCTACTTTATAAATAAGTCGTTTTTTATATATTAAAAAGTTCTTTTGGGGGTATAAAATTCTAAGTTTAGTGGAACTTTGATAGTATAGAGAACAAATTGGTGGCTTTTGGCTTCTTTGTATAAGTTTCAATGTATTTATAGAGTTTTTGGTAAAAGCGTCTTGTATTCATTTAATGTTGTAAGGTCAATTTTTCTGGAGTTGTGATATACATCACTTTTTTATTTTTAATTTTTGTTATAATGAATCCAAAGGATACCAGTTTCCAGGGGGTGTGAAAGATGAGACCAAATAAGACCACTAAAATTTTAATTCTTATTTTACTTATTATTCTTATTGCAGGATGTACACCAAGAGAAATAGTATCGGTTGGCTTGGAAATTGCTAAAGAACAAGTTAGAGAGGAAGCTAAAATAAGAGAGGAGATAAGAAATAGATATCAGAAAGCTATTGAGATTGAGCCTGAAGAAGAAATAGAGAGAGAGCTACATGAATTTCTTCGTCCTATTTTTAACTCAATCTTTGGAGAAGCAAAACTAATAGATATTACATATACTGATCTTCCTGCTTTCGGAATTAAAGCTTTTGTGCCTCTTTTAACATATATCCTTCCAAGATTGGTTAGCGAAGATGATATTACGAAAATTAAAGCGAGCATTGAAGATAAGGGATATATTGCAAAGAAATATGAGAGTATAGAAGGTAGTATCCTATTAGTTTTTGGCAGAAATGGAGATCCTCTTTTTGGAGTAAGTACTACTATTAATGCTCAAGAAATACTTGCTGGAGGTTCGCTTAGTAAGACTTATATTGAGCTTCTCTTCTTTGATGACTTTGAAGATTATGGGTTAGGTCAAGAAGCTCCCTTTGGTTATTGGAAGAAAAAAGGAGGAGGACGTATAGAACAGGTTGTTGAAAAAAATAAAAAGCTCGGTAAAGTTTTGAGTTTTAAAAGTTTAGGAGAGAAGTTTGGGGTTTATATCGATAAAATGTGGGAAAATTATTTCTTACAATTTGAGGCAAAAGGAGAAGATGTTTTTGCCTACTTTAAAGTAACAAAGACTGCTGACGCAGGTTATTATCTTTACTCTGGATGGATGAGTGATATAAAAGTTGTAAAATTTTCAGGAAAAGATGAACAGGTTATTGCGAGTGTAAAGAGAACATTTGATTATAAAGAATGGAGTGTGTTTCTTATCAAACTTGTTGGGAGTAAAATTTCAATATACGTAAATGGAGTAAAAATGATAGATATAGTTGATGATGATCCACTTTTGAGGGTAGGTGGAATAGGTTTTGGAGGAGAGGATTGGGCTTATGTTAATAACGTTAGAGTTTTTAAGGTGAAGTAAGATTTTAAGATAGGATAAAAAGAAGGGGAGAGGTTTGCTTGAATCTCTCCCCTTTTATTCTTTGATTTTAATCCACTTTATTGACGATTTTTTAAATTGTTATACAATAAAATTGGAATTTAAGATTTTGAAATCATAATTTTGTTTACACCTTTAAAATCTTAAATTCCCTAAAAATCGTGTTCTTTCTTCATAGGGAGGGGGCGACATGAAAAGACTAATTAAGTTCCTTATTGTTATTTTATTTTTAACAATTATTGTTTTTGCATCAACCTTTAAGAATAAAGACTATACCGGTTCAAATTTTCCATATAAGGGTGCTCTATTTTTGCATGATGGAGATTATGTAATATTTGAATGTGCAGAAGGCTATAATGGATTTTACTATATGACAAGAAAAGGTGAAACACCTGTTGAGGTTATTGATAACAATACAGGGAAACAGATAGGATATTTATTTTTACAAGAAAATTATTATACTACTGGGGAAAGTTTTGATTATGCTGGTTTTAAGTGGGTGGACCTGCAACAAGGTTTTAAAGGAAAGATCTTAAAAATAGTTTTAAGGGAGAATAGAAAAATTTATAATAAAACTTATGGTGACAGGGATCTGCTTATCAAATTTAAATCAGGTACAAAAATTATATACTGGCATGGAGTTGACTTAACGGATTGGTGTGACTTGGATTACGTAGCATATTATTAGTATTTTGTATAAATTTTTTCTCTCTTTCCTCTGTGCTTTTTGAAGATATGAAGTATAATTAATTATTGTTAAAAGTTAGTATTTAGGGGTTAATATATAAGGGAAATTCCTATTGCTTTGCAACTTTATTCTGTAAGAAAGGAATGTGAAAAGGATTTTGATTACAACAAATTAAAAATTTTAAGGGGGGAAGATTTTCTTCCCCCCTGTGCAGTTCCCTTTTTGTTTTTGATTTGAATAATTATAGTTTTTTCTTGATTATCTTATAGTCTTATTTAACTCCCTAATCCTAACATTTTTAAGAGTTTATCTGTCCATGTTCCTAATTGGGTGAGAATAAAAGTCAAGAAAACTAAAACAATTCTAAGTATAGTGACTGAACATATTAATAAAATTACCATCTGAATAAAAACCTTATAGGTCTCTTTATAGTTATTGGACCAAATATGTCTTTTAAAGATTGTAAATTTTTCATTCTAAAACCCTCCTTTTTACAGACTTACCGAGTCGGAGACACTCAGGGAAAAAGTTCCTATGGTAATACCTACTCCTTGGATTGCTATATAAACCCTAAAATTTGCCTGACCTCTTGCCCAAGCAGTATTGCTTCCTACAGTTCCGTATGAACAAGAAGTACTAACTTCTGTGAATATTCCAGAAGATGCGACAACATTAGCCCTAACCGATATTACTTTTCTAGTATCATAGTTGTAAGTAAAGCTACCAACAAGTACGACAGATCCTCCATATTGCAGTGGTCCAATATTACCAACATATTCTGCGCTATCATACAAACTTCCATATCCTGTACGAGAAGAAAGATCATATGTTAATATTTTCTTTTGGGGGTCTTTTTTATAAGTAACTTTAATATTGCTTATTGCTGATAATATTCTTTCTGCTTCTTCTATAGAGTTGACCCATATAACTTTCTTACCAGTTGGAATTTGGCTTAGTGGTATAAGATTATATACTTTTCCGTTCAGCATTATTGTTTTGACCTCTTCTGCATTCCCCCAAACAATTGTCCCCAAGAGTAAAAATACTAAAAGAAAACATACTAAAGTTTTTCCCCTCAACCCTATAATATAAAATTTTTTTGACATTATATAAATTCCCTATTTAGTATTTTGCTTCAATTTTATCTTATTTGCATATGACTTTCAAATTTACCCTACTTGGAAATGTAGGTTAAATCCTGTTTTTAAAGTGTTATTTTTGTTATATTTTAACGTTTTTGTAAGTTGAACGTTTTTTGTGAAAAACTATTTATGAAAATATATTGAGAGTATTTCAGTTATATGACCTATCTCTTTTAGAAATTTATACTCCAGTTCCTTTATACCTTCTGGTACCTCTTATCCAAAGTTTATAGGCAATAATGAATAGAAATATACCTACAAAAGGAGAGATAAAAACTAATATATTGCTATTTTGGGGTCTTAAAAATATTTGAGAAGGATAAAAAGCTACAAAAGCTATAGGAATTACAAAGCTGAAAATAAATTTAAAAAATGAGTCAAATATGTCTGTGGGATACCTGGTATATTCTCTTAGTCTG
Coding sequences:
- a CDS encoding O-antigen ligase family protein; translated protein: MLIEKLGTVLSSFSYFFQIPFALYLTSKVKNFWEKFFEDRQDKIILGLLFISGIISSLLSVKKLEAFLASLIPFVFVWFYVLGKHSIKLNIKSILYYILIGSSMLGFVLVFSKLLDLSWYIGSFAIFDGKVPRGLVMGVKAQGLALLLEFGILAGLGLLIIEKDKKSIFKILFLLIFCIIGFMIAETRGGILGLIFGFLTILFSEKSFREIKKRLGFVLIILLLLLVLFFTVFNQFSQRLSVALEKGRVGSIYERVYIYLGTLRMIKDHLLFGVGPGCFVYVYPEYALKDFPYIPEELKEELANAVTTHNIYLYFLSGWGIMGTFLFFWWLFRKIYKGMKYEYSFEKHLILAILMVYFGHIILDDLFSIHIPLLIGILNRKGIK
- a CDS encoding LamG domain-containing protein; the protein is MRPNKTTKILILILLIILIAGCTPREIVSVGLEIAKEQVREEAKIREEIRNRYQKAIEIEPEEEIERELHEFLRPIFNSIFGEAKLIDITYTDLPAFGIKAFVPLLTYILPRLVSEDDITKIKASIEDKGYIAKKYESIEGSILLVFGRNGDPLFGVSTTINAQEILAGGSLSKTYIELLFFDDFEDYGLGQEAPFGYWKKKGGGRIEQVVEKNKKLGKVLSFKSLGEKFGVYIDKMWENYFLQFEAKGEDVFAYFKVTKTADAGYYLYSGWMSDIKVVKFSGKDEQVIASVKRTFDYKEWSVFLIKLVGSKISIYVNGVKMIDIVDDDPLLRVGGIGFGGEDWAYVNNVRVFKVK